A stretch of the Mesorhizobium huakuii genome encodes the following:
- a CDS encoding DUF1402 family protein — MIPVLLGLTLAATLFAAEAATLVPAGNRNAEQPDIPGASSRRTQATNTTFQAKYRKVYALLQNDPDLRGKIKKAASAYGIDPMHIVGAIVGEHTYNVDAYDRLQTYYVKAISYLSSKLSFAYDGEDITDFVQRPEFKKCAMSDSYDLWECREQVWNHSFRGKNVGGEDFPDDRFGATFFQPYYAGQTFGLGQLNPLTALQMSDLVHKVSGLPKLDVGDPNSVYKTIMDPDLTLPYVAATIRKSIDAYKSIAGFDISGNPGLTATLYNVGNPEQRAYALKAENDKRRAAGEPEKLPEENYYGWLVNDKLPELKALF; from the coding sequence CTGATCCCAGTCCTTCTCGGCTTGACGCTGGCGGCGACGCTGTTCGCGGCTGAGGCGGCGACATTGGTGCCGGCGGGAAACCGCAATGCCGAGCAGCCCGATATTCCCGGCGCCTCGAGCCGGCGCACGCAGGCGACCAACACCACCTTCCAGGCAAAATACCGCAAGGTCTATGCCTTGCTGCAGAACGACCCCGATCTGCGCGGCAAGATCAAGAAGGCCGCTTCCGCCTATGGCATCGATCCGATGCATATCGTCGGCGCCATTGTCGGCGAGCACACCTACAATGTCGACGCCTATGACCGGCTGCAGACCTATTACGTAAAGGCGATCTCCTACCTCTCCAGCAAGCTGTCCTTCGCCTATGATGGCGAGGACATCACCGATTTCGTGCAGCGGCCGGAGTTCAAGAAATGCGCTATGTCCGACAGCTATGATCTGTGGGAATGCCGCGAGCAGGTGTGGAACCATTCATTTCGCGGCAAGAATGTTGGCGGCGAGGACTTTCCCGACGACCGTTTCGGCGCCACCTTCTTCCAACCCTACTATGCCGGCCAGACTTTTGGGCTCGGCCAGCTCAACCCTTTGACGGCACTGCAGATGAGCGATCTCGTGCACAAGGTGTCGGGCCTGCCGAAGCTCGACGTCGGCGACCCCAATTCGGTTTACAAGACCATCATGGATCCGGATCTGACCTTGCCTTATGTCGCGGCAACGATCAGGAAATCGATCGATGCCTATAAGAGCATTGCCGGTTTCGACATTTCGGGCAATCCGGGGCTGACCGCCACGCTCTACAATGTCGGCAATCCGGAGCAGCGCGCCTATGCGCTGAAGGCGGAAAACGACAAGCGCCGCGCCGCCGGCGAGCCGGAAAAATTGCCGGAAGAGAATTATTACGGCTGGCTGGTCAACGACAAGCTGCCGGAGCTGAAGGCGCTGTTCTAG
- a CDS encoding sugar ABC transporter substrate-binding protein: MKKLLLGVAFAALMSSSAFAAKIGVSMAKFDDNFLTVLRNGMIAQAKGMSGVELQVEDAQNDVAKQLDQIKNFAASGVDAIIVNPVDTSATQAMSDAAAAAKIPLVYVNREPVNVNTLPDNQAFVASNEADSGTLETKEVCRLFKEAGKKEANVYVIMGELSNQAAVQRTKDIDNVIATPDCSFIKIIDKQTSNWNRDEAQNLMTNWLSTGKKFDGVIANNDESAIGAIQAMKAANIDMKTVVVGGVDATQDALVAMKAGDLDATVFQDAAGQGAGALDAALKLAKGEKVEHKVYIPFQLVTPANIDKFMKKN; this comes from the coding sequence ATGAAGAAACTGCTTTTGGGCGTCGCCTTCGCGGCGCTGATGAGTTCATCGGCTTTTGCCGCCAAGATCGGCGTATCGATGGCCAAGTTCGACGACAACTTCCTCACCGTGCTGCGCAACGGCATGATCGCGCAGGCCAAGGGCATGAGCGGCGTCGAACTGCAGGTCGAAGACGCACAGAACGACGTTGCCAAGCAACTCGACCAGATCAAGAACTTCGCCGCTTCGGGCGTCGACGCGATCATCGTCAACCCGGTCGACACCTCGGCGACGCAGGCGATGTCCGATGCCGCCGCGGCGGCGAAAATCCCGCTCGTCTATGTCAACCGCGAGCCGGTCAATGTGAACACGCTGCCCGACAACCAAGCCTTCGTCGCCTCGAACGAGGCCGATTCCGGCACGCTCGAGACCAAGGAAGTCTGCCGCCTGTTCAAGGAAGCCGGCAAGAAGGAAGCCAATGTCTATGTGATCATGGGCGAGCTCTCCAACCAGGCCGCCGTGCAGCGAACCAAGGACATCGACAACGTGATCGCCACGCCGGATTGCAGCTTCATCAAGATCATCGATAAGCAGACCTCGAACTGGAACCGCGACGAAGCCCAGAACCTGATGACAAACTGGCTGTCGACCGGCAAGAAGTTCGATGGCGTGATCGCCAACAACGACGAAAGCGCCATCGGCGCCATCCAGGCGATGAAGGCCGCCAACATCGACATGAAGACCGTTGTCGTCGGTGGTGTGGACGCCACCCAGGACGCGCTTGTGGCGATGAAGGCGGGCGACCTTGATGCGACCGTGTTCCAGGATGCGGCTGGCCAGGGCGCCGGCGCCCTGGACGCGGCGCTGAAGCTGGCCAAGGGCGAGAAGGTCGAACACAAGGTCTATATCCCGTTCCAGCTTGTCACGCCGGCGAACATCGACAAGTTCATGAAGAAGAACTGA
- a CDS encoding ABC transporter permease encodes MAQTSHGVGGLTYDAKKRAWPAEFNVFLALVILVVIFEAIGRIFLGDSFLFNTRSDVSGIFNEARLQIIILQVSIVGIIAIGVTQVIICGGIDLSSGSIVGATAMIAMSFAQVATVNGNPNPKAMFLAQGWTDLPVIVPLLVAIGCGLLAGLVNGSLIAYTRIPPFIATLGMMVTARGIAKWWSKGQPISFPTDSFAAIGKGLMPVIIFLSLAVLFQLIMSYTRYGKHCYAIGSNEDAARMSGIKIANHKILVYVIAGILASLAAVVLSSKNLTAQAGMGVMYELDAIAMAVIGGVSLSGGRGSIIGTVIGSLIFGVIISGFTFLRLDAYYQEMVKGVIIVGAVVLDQWRQRLRALRA; translated from the coding sequence TTGGCACAGACATCTCATGGCGTCGGAGGGCTCACCTACGATGCGAAGAAGCGCGCATGGCCGGCCGAATTCAATGTCTTCCTGGCGCTCGTCATTCTCGTCGTCATCTTCGAAGCGATCGGCCGCATCTTTCTCGGCGACAGTTTCCTGTTCAACACCCGCAGCGACGTCTCGGGGATCTTCAATGAGGCCCGCCTGCAGATCATCATCCTGCAGGTGTCGATCGTCGGCATCATCGCCATCGGCGTGACGCAAGTCATCATTTGCGGCGGCATCGACCTGTCTTCCGGTTCGATCGTCGGCGCGACCGCCATGATCGCCATGAGTTTCGCCCAGGTGGCAACCGTCAACGGCAATCCCAACCCGAAGGCGATGTTCCTGGCGCAAGGCTGGACCGACCTGCCCGTCATCGTGCCGTTGCTGGTGGCGATCGGCTGTGGGCTGCTCGCCGGCCTCGTCAATGGCTCATTGATCGCCTACACGCGCATTCCACCCTTTATCGCCACGCTCGGCATGATGGTCACCGCGCGCGGCATCGCCAAATGGTGGTCCAAGGGGCAGCCGATCTCGTTTCCAACCGACAGTTTCGCGGCGATCGGCAAGGGCCTGATGCCCGTCATCATCTTCCTGTCGCTGGCCGTGCTGTTCCAGCTCATCATGAGCTACACTCGCTACGGCAAGCATTGTTATGCGATCGGCTCCAACGAGGACGCCGCGCGCATGTCCGGCATCAAGATCGCCAACCACAAGATCCTGGTCTACGTCATCGCCGGGATTCTCGCCTCGCTCGCCGCGGTGGTGCTCTCGTCCAAGAACCTCACCGCCCAGGCCGGCATGGGCGTTATGTACGAACTCGACGCCATCGCCATGGCGGTCATCGGCGGCGTCTCGCTGTCGGGCGGCCGCGGCTCGATCATCGGCACGGTGATCGGCTCGCTGATCTTCGGCGTCATCATCTCCGGCTTCACCTTCCTGCGCCTCGACGCCTACTACCAGGAGATGGTCAAGGGCGTGATCATCGTCGGCGCGGTCGTTCTCGACCAGTGGCGCCAACGCCTGCGGGCATTGAGGGCTTGA
- a CDS encoding SDR family oxidoreductase, which produces MSASADRNSTTRAIVTGGAQGIGFAVAEALADEGCRALALIGRSQEKGDKAVAHFKKSGVDAIFISADVSKVADCKRAVATAISHFGTLNALVNAAATSARGSLVETSEELFDQIFDTNVRGPFFLMQGLVAHLLERKAPGSIVNVLSMSAHAGQSFLTPYSTSKGALMTLTKNVASSYRKNRIRCNAVLPGWMDTEGEAIVQKKWHNAPDDWLEKAEAAQPMGQLVKPAQLARLITYMISPQAGVMTGSLVDYDQNIAGVIGE; this is translated from the coding sequence ATGAGCGCATCAGCCGATCGCAATTCGACAACACGCGCGATCGTCACCGGCGGCGCGCAAGGCATAGGCTTTGCCGTCGCCGAGGCGTTGGCCGACGAGGGCTGCCGGGCGCTGGCGCTCATCGGCCGCTCGCAGGAGAAGGGCGACAAGGCCGTCGCCCACTTCAAGAAGTCAGGCGTCGACGCGATCTTCATCAGCGCCGACGTTTCGAAGGTGGCCGACTGCAAGCGCGCCGTCGCAACCGCGATCTCGCATTTCGGCACGCTGAACGCGCTAGTCAACGCCGCCGCCACCTCGGCACGCGGCTCGCTGGTCGAAACCTCGGAAGAGCTTTTCGACCAGATCTTCGACACCAATGTGCGTGGCCCGTTCTTCCTGATGCAGGGCCTGGTCGCCCATCTCCTGGAGCGCAAGGCACCGGGCTCGATCGTCAACGTGCTGTCGATGTCGGCGCATGCCGGCCAGTCTTTCCTGACGCCCTATTCGACCAGCAAGGGCGCGCTGATGACGCTGACCAAGAATGTCGCCAGCTCGTACCGAAAGAACCGCATCCGCTGCAACGCCGTGCTGCCCGGCTGGATGGACACGGAGGGCGAGGCGATCGTGCAGAAGAAGTGGCACAACGCGCCGGACGACTGGCTGGAAAAGGCCGAAGCCGCGCAACCGATGGGCCAGCTGGTGAAGCCGGCACAGCTCGCGCGGCTGATCACCTACATGATCAGCCCGCAGGCCGGCGTCATGACCGGGTCGCTGGTCGACTACGACCAGAACATTGCCGGAGTGATTGGCGAGTAG
- a CDS encoding NAD(P)/FAD-dependent oxidoreductase produces MDMARGMVIIGAGECGGRAALTLRDLGYDGPVTLIGDEPHLPYERPPLSKEAMASDAPEIKAITSDAVLVEKSIRHIHSVQAVAIDRAAHTVRLSDGSMLPYDKLLLATGSTPRKLPMPGLGARCVYLRTFADALAIRAHLSAGNRIAVIGGGFIGLELAASARKLGAAVTVIEAQPRILMRGVPAEIAEIIHEAHVAEGVDILCGDGIASIADDGNEVRVTLAGGREITADLAIIGIGAVPVTGLAAEAGLAIDNGIAVDAELRSSDPDIFAAGDCCSFPLAVYGGRRVRLEAWRNAQEQGALAAKNMLGAGEAHAAVPWFWSDQYGLSLQIAGLSDEGKSTVRRDLGDGAFILFHLAGDGRLVAASGIGPGNAVARDIRLAEMLIGKQARPAAEALGSQAVKLKSLLAA; encoded by the coding sequence ATGGATATGGCGCGTGGAATGGTCATCATTGGGGCCGGCGAGTGCGGCGGGCGGGCAGCGCTCACGCTGCGCGATCTTGGCTATGACGGGCCGGTGACCCTGATCGGCGACGAGCCGCATCTGCCCTACGAACGGCCGCCTCTGTCCAAGGAGGCGATGGCCAGCGACGCGCCGGAAATCAAGGCGATCACCAGCGACGCGGTCCTGGTGGAGAAATCGATCCGGCATATCCATTCCGTCCAGGCCGTTGCGATCGATCGTGCGGCGCATACGGTGCGCCTGTCGGACGGTTCGATGCTGCCCTACGACAAGCTCCTGCTGGCGACCGGCTCGACCCCGCGCAAACTGCCGATGCCTGGCCTTGGCGCGCGCTGCGTCTATCTCAGGACTTTCGCTGATGCGCTGGCCATTCGCGCCCATCTCAGCGCCGGCAACCGCATTGCCGTCATCGGCGGCGGCTTCATTGGCCTCGAACTCGCAGCCTCTGCCCGCAAGCTCGGCGCCGCGGTCACCGTCATCGAAGCACAGCCGCGCATCCTGATGCGCGGTGTCCCGGCAGAGATCGCCGAGATCATCCATGAGGCGCATGTCGCCGAAGGCGTCGACATCCTGTGCGGCGACGGCATCGCGTCCATCGCTGACGATGGCAACGAGGTACGCGTGACGCTTGCCGGCGGGCGCGAAATCACAGCCGATCTAGCCATCATCGGCATCGGCGCCGTGCCGGTGACCGGGCTCGCGGCCGAAGCCGGCCTGGCTATCGACAACGGCATTGCGGTCGATGCCGAGCTGCGCAGCAGCGATCCCGACATCTTTGCCGCCGGCGACTGTTGCTCATTCCCGCTTGCCGTCTATGGCGGCCGCCGTGTGCGGCTGGAGGCCTGGCGCAATGCCCAGGAACAGGGCGCGCTCGCGGCTAAAAACATGCTTGGTGCCGGCGAGGCGCATGCGGCGGTGCCGTGGTTCTGGTCGGATCAGTATGGCTTGTCGCTGCAGATCGCGGGCCTTTCGGACGAAGGCAAAAGCACGGTGCGCCGAGATCTCGGCGACGGCGCCTTCATCCTCTTCCATCTGGCCGGGGATGGCAGGCTGGTCGCAGCGAGCGGCATAGGTCCCGGCAATGCGGTCGCCCGCGACATCCGGCTGGCCGAAATGCTGATCGGCAAGCAGGCCAGGCCGGCGGCAGAAGCGCTGGGATCGCAGGCCGTCAAGCTGAAGTCGTTGCTGGCGGCCTGA
- a CDS encoding LacI family DNA-binding transcriptional regulator, with protein MAKRPTISDLARISGVSVATVDRVLNNRLPVREDTARRVYVTATEIGYHAAGLIKQRMRHELPEYRLGFLLLRGNDVFYGDFAAELELAVSQSQRFRGAATIDFASSLVPDEIAAQMRRLAAKSRAIAVVGPDHPTLTAAVEALKARGQPVFSLLSDFAAGIREGYVGLDNRKVGRTAAWMIARAARQPGKVALFVGSHRFHGHELREIGFRSFFREHAPDFSVLETLVNLEANQVTHDAMIDLLARYPDLAGCYVAGGGMEGAVSALRAAKPVNMPVVVCNEINAESRAALADNILTMVISTPLAALCRELVDRMVHAIEAGAANAPGQTFLPFDIYLPENI; from the coding sequence ATGGCGAAACGGCCGACCATATCCGATCTGGCGCGCATCTCCGGCGTCAGCGTTGCGACGGTGGACCGCGTGCTCAACAATCGCCTGCCCGTGCGCGAGGACACCGCGCGGCGCGTCTACGTGACCGCGACCGAGATCGGCTATCACGCGGCCGGCCTGATCAAGCAGCGGATGCGCCATGAACTGCCGGAGTACCGGCTCGGCTTCCTGCTTTTGCGAGGCAACGATGTCTTCTACGGCGATTTCGCAGCGGAGCTCGAACTGGCGGTCTCGCAATCGCAGCGGTTTCGTGGCGCCGCAACCATCGACTTCGCCAGCTCCCTTGTCCCAGACGAGATCGCCGCCCAGATGCGCAGGCTGGCAGCAAAATCGAGGGCCATTGCCGTTGTCGGTCCGGATCATCCGACCCTGACGGCGGCGGTCGAAGCGTTGAAGGCGAGAGGGCAACCGGTCTTCTCGCTGCTGTCCGATTTTGCCGCCGGCATCCGCGAGGGCTATGTCGGCCTCGATAACCGCAAAGTCGGCCGTACCGCGGCCTGGATGATCGCCAGGGCGGCCCGGCAGCCCGGCAAAGTCGCCCTCTTCGTCGGCAGCCATCGCTTTCACGGCCACGAGTTGCGCGAGATCGGCTTCCGCTCTTTCTTTCGCGAGCATGCACCCGACTTCAGCGTGCTGGAAACGCTGGTCAATCTGGAGGCAAACCAGGTGACCCATGATGCGATGATCGATCTTCTGGCGCGCTATCCGGATCTTGCCGGCTGCTACGTCGCGGGCGGCGGCATGGAAGGCGCGGTCTCGGCGCTGCGGGCGGCAAAGCCCGTGAATATGCCGGTGGTCGTCTGCAACGAGATCAACGCCGAGTCGCGCGCCGCACTCGCCGACAACATCCTCACCATGGTGATCTCCACGCCGCTGGCCGCGCTCTGCCGCGAACTGGTCGACCGGATGGTGCATGCCATCGAAGCCGGCGCGGCCAACGCGCCTGGCCAGACCTTCCTGCCCTTCGACATCTACCTGCCGGAAAATATCTAG
- a CDS encoding fatty acid desaturase family protein — translation MTAAPSRRDYSLIGRDAKLAVENGLSAAEWYHTDIPRKQMKELMQRSDGPAIRDTAIWLAALLASGAGGAWFWGSWWCVPFFFVYGVLYGSSTDSRWHECGHGTAFRTQWMNDAVYQIACFMIMRNPVTWRWSHTRHHTDTIIVGRDPEISVMRPPDLVRALLGFVGILDAWHAMSDMLRNAAGNISAAEKTFIPEQEQGKAIRIARIWTAIYAATIALALYSGSLLPLMLVGLPRLYGAWHHVMVGLLQHGGLADNVIDHRLNSRTVYMNPVSRFIYWNMNYHVEHHMFPMVPYHALPKLHALIKHDLPAPTPSILAGYREMIPVFLRQLRNEDYFLRRELPPTARPYREEFHSDAVAAAAE, via the coding sequence ATGACCGCTGCGCCGTCCCGGCGTGACTACAGCCTGATCGGCCGCGACGCCAAGCTCGCCGTGGAAAACGGCCTGTCGGCGGCCGAGTGGTATCACACCGATATTCCCCGCAAGCAGATGAAGGAGCTGATGCAGCGCTCCGACGGGCCGGCGATCCGCGACACCGCGATCTGGCTCGCCGCCCTCCTCGCCAGCGGCGCCGGCGGCGCCTGGTTCTGGGGCAGCTGGTGGTGCGTGCCGTTCTTCTTCGTCTATGGCGTCCTCTACGGCTCATCTACAGATTCGCGCTGGCACGAATGCGGCCATGGCACGGCGTTCCGGACGCAGTGGATGAATGATGCGGTCTATCAGATCGCCTGCTTCATGATCATGCGCAATCCGGTGACCTGGCGCTGGAGCCACACGCGCCATCACACCGACACCATCATCGTCGGCCGCGACCCGGAAATCTCGGTCATGCGGCCGCCGGATCTGGTGCGCGCGCTGCTTGGCTTTGTCGGCATCCTCGATGCCTGGCACGCGATGTCGGACATGCTGCGCAACGCCGCCGGCAACATCAGCGCGGCCGAAAAGACCTTCATTCCCGAGCAGGAGCAGGGCAAGGCGATCCGCATCGCCCGCATCTGGACCGCGATCTATGCCGCAACCATCGCGCTTGCGCTGTATTCCGGCTCGTTGCTGCCCTTGATGCTGGTCGGCCTGCCCAGGCTCTACGGCGCCTGGCATCACGTCATGGTCGGCCTGCTGCAGCATGGTGGTCTGGCCGACAATGTCATCGACCACCGGCTGAACAGCCGCACCGTCTACATGAACCCGGTCAGCCGCTTCATCTACTGGAACATGAATTACCACGTCGAGCACCACATGTTCCCGATGGTGCCCTACCATGCGCTGCCGAAGCTGCACGCGCTGATCAAGCACGATCTGCCGGCGCCGACCCCATCGATCCTGGCCGGCTACCGAGAGATGATCCCGGTCTTCCTGCGCCAGCTGCGCAACGAGGACTATTTCCTCAGGCGCGAACTGCCGCCGACCGCCAGGCCGTATCGCGAAGAATTCCACAGCGATGCCGTCGCCGCCGCAGCGGAATGA
- a CDS encoding ATP-binding cassette domain-containing protein, with protein MSDIVLKTENLTKRYGGVHALEGANFELRKGEHVAIMGDNGAGKSTFVRQITAVEQRTSGKVWFDGKEVNFAGPIEARTAGIETVFQNLALADDLDVPSNLFLGREKVLFNLGPFSILDRKYMRKATEAALVRTAVKIPNLSNTIRHMSGGQRQCVAIARTATFASKLIIMDEPTAALGVQETAQVENIIRTLKDNGEPLILISHNMRQVFDLCDRIVVFRRGRIVANLRKENTDGQDIVSYITGAKTGEAELAA; from the coding sequence ATGTCAGACATCGTCCTGAAGACCGAAAACCTGACCAAGCGCTATGGCGGCGTGCATGCGCTGGAAGGCGCCAATTTCGAGCTGCGCAAGGGCGAGCATGTCGCCATCATGGGCGACAACGGCGCCGGCAAATCGACCTTCGTGCGCCAGATCACGGCTGTCGAGCAACGCACCAGCGGCAAGGTCTGGTTCGACGGCAAGGAAGTGAATTTTGCCGGACCGATCGAGGCCCGTACGGCGGGCATCGAGACGGTGTTCCAGAATCTGGCGTTGGCCGACGATCTCGACGTGCCGTCGAACCTGTTCCTCGGCCGCGAAAAGGTGCTGTTCAATCTGGGACCCTTCTCGATCCTCGACCGCAAATACATGCGCAAGGCGACCGAAGCAGCACTGGTGCGCACCGCGGTGAAAATCCCCAATCTGTCGAACACCATCCGCCACATGTCGGGCGGCCAGCGGCAGTGCGTGGCGATCGCCAGGACGGCGACCTTCGCTTCCAAGCTGATCATCATGGACGAACCGACGGCCGCACTCGGCGTGCAGGAGACGGCGCAGGTCGAAAACATCATCCGCACGCTGAAGGACAATGGCGAGCCGCTGATCCTGATCAGCCACAATATGCGCCAGGTGTTCGACCTTTGCGATCGCATCGTCGTGTTCCGGCGCGGCCGCATCGTCGCCAATCTGCGCAAGGAGAACACCGACGGCCAGGACATCGTCTCCTACATCACCGGCGCCAAGACCGGAGAGGCGGAACTCGCGGCTTGA
- the iolG gene encoding inositol 2-dehydrogenase, with protein sequence MTVRFALLGAGRIGKVHARAVGSNPQAKLVAVADAFEKAAKELATAYGAEVRTIDAIEKSKDIDAVVICTPTDTHADLIERFAKAGKAIFCEKPIDLNVKRVEKCLAVVEKAKATLMVGFNRRFDPHFAAVRKAIDDGAIGTVEMVTITSRDPGAPPIDYIKRSGGIFRDMTIHDFDMARFLLGEEPVAVSAHASVLVDKKIGEAGDFDSVSVILETASGKQAVISNSRRATYGYDQRIEVHGSKGMVAAENQRPVSIELANEKGYTRPPLHDFFMTRYLDAYAIEIASFIAAATSGKKAAPSGADGLVALKLADAALKSATTGKTVRLDK encoded by the coding sequence ATGACTGTTCGCTTCGCCCTCCTCGGTGCCGGCCGTATTGGCAAGGTCCACGCCCGCGCCGTCGGCTCCAACCCGCAGGCCAAACTGGTTGCCGTAGCCGATGCCTTCGAGAAGGCGGCAAAGGAACTGGCGACAGCCTATGGTGCTGAGGTGCGCACCATCGACGCCATCGAAAAATCCAAAGACATCGACGCCGTCGTCATCTGCACGCCGACCGACACCCATGCCGATCTGATCGAGCGTTTCGCCAAGGCAGGCAAGGCGATCTTCTGCGAGAAGCCGATCGACCTGAACGTCAAGCGGGTGGAGAAGTGCCTGGCCGTGGTCGAGAAGGCCAAGGCGACGCTGATGGTCGGCTTCAACAGACGCTTCGACCCCCACTTCGCCGCGGTGCGCAAGGCCATCGACGATGGTGCCATCGGCACGGTCGAGATGGTCACCATCACCTCGCGCGATCCCGGCGCGCCGCCGATCGACTACATCAAGCGCTCGGGCGGCATTTTCCGCGACATGACCATCCATGACTTCGACATGGCGCGCTTCCTGCTCGGCGAGGAGCCGGTGGCGGTCTCCGCGCACGCTTCGGTGCTGGTCGACAAGAAGATCGGCGAGGCCGGCGATTTCGACTCGGTCAGCGTCATCCTGGAAACCGCTTCGGGCAAGCAGGCCGTCATTTCCAATTCGCGCCGCGCCACCTATGGCTACGACCAGCGCATCGAGGTGCACGGCTCGAAAGGCATGGTCGCTGCCGAAAACCAGCGGCCGGTGTCGATCGAGCTGGCCAATGAGAAGGGCTATACGCGCCCGCCGCTGCACGATTTCTTCATGACGCGCTATCTCGACGCCTATGCCATCGAGATCGCCTCGTTCATCGCCGCCGCGACGTCCGGAAAGAAGGCGGCTCCGAGCGGCGCCGACGGCCTCGTGGCGCTGAAGCTGGCGGATGCGGCGCTGAAGTCGGCGACGACTGGCAAGACCGTCCGTCTCGACAAGTAA
- a CDS encoding MocE family 2Fe-2S type ferredoxin, producing MSDWVEACAADDIDEEDVMRFDHGGRTFAIYRSPDDEYFATDGLCTHEKVHLADGLVMDDIIECPKHNGRFNYKTGAARGAPVCVNLKTYPVKVDAGKVLVQIG from the coding sequence ATGAGCGACTGGGTCGAGGCCTGTGCTGCCGACGACATCGATGAAGAGGATGTGATGCGCTTCGATCATGGCGGGCGCACCTTCGCGATCTATCGCAGCCCCGACGACGAATATTTCGCCACGGACGGGCTTTGCACGCATGAGAAGGTGCATCTCGCCGACGGGCTGGTGATGGACGACATCATCGAATGCCCCAAGCACAATGGCCGCTTCAACTACAAGACGGGCGCGGCCCGGGGCGCGCCGGTCTGCGTCAACCTGAAAACCTATCCGGTCAAGGTCGACGCCGGCAAAGTCCTCGTTCAGATCGGGTGA
- a CDS encoding 3-deoxy-7-phosphoheptulonate synthase produces MLTTTDDLRVKEIRELSTPDQVMREIPRTLTATRTVSASRNAIHAILSGTDDRLLVVVGPCSIHDPVAAVDYASRLAALRETLSDRLEIVMRVYFEKPRTTVGWKGLINDPDLDGSFNIDKGLRMARNVLSAVNNLGLPAATEFLDMTTPQYIADLVAWGAIGARTTESQIHRELASGLSCPVGFKNGTDGNLRIAGEAVKSAAQPHHFMAVTKGGRSGIATTTGNEDCHVILRGGVQPNYDAASVEAASVELARIGVAPRLMIDVSHANSSKKPENQPKVAADVAGQVAAGDERIIGLMIESNLVAGRQDVVPGKPLVYGQSITDGCIDWATTETVLHGLAGAVEWRRSARRAMLENRQGAA; encoded by the coding sequence GTGTTGACCACCACAGATGACCTTCGGGTCAAGGAAATCCGAGAACTGAGCACGCCGGACCAGGTGATGCGGGAGATCCCGCGCACGCTGACGGCAACGCGCACCGTGAGCGCGTCACGCAATGCCATCCACGCCATCCTGAGCGGTACCGATGACCGGTTGCTTGTCGTCGTCGGCCCCTGTTCGATCCACGATCCGGTCGCGGCCGTTGACTATGCCAGCCGTCTGGCGGCGCTGCGCGAGACCCTGTCCGACCGGCTCGAGATCGTGATGCGGGTCTATTTTGAGAAGCCGCGCACCACGGTCGGCTGGAAGGGTCTGATCAACGATCCGGACCTCGACGGCAGCTTCAACATCGACAAGGGGCTCAGGATGGCGCGCAATGTGCTGTCGGCCGTCAACAATCTCGGCCTGCCGGCGGCGACCGAATTCCTCGACATGACCACCCCGCAATACATTGCCGACCTCGTCGCCTGGGGCGCGATCGGCGCGCGCACGACCGAGAGCCAGATCCACCGCGAGCTGGCCTCGGGCCTGTCCTGCCCGGTCGGCTTCAAGAACGGCACCGACGGCAATCTCAGGATCGCCGGCGAGGCGGTGAAATCCGCCGCCCAGCCGCATCATTTCATGGCGGTGACCAAGGGCGGACGCAGCGGCATCGCGACGACCACCGGCAATGAGGACTGCCATGTCATCCTGCGCGGCGGCGTCCAGCCGAACTACGACGCGGCAAGCGTCGAGGCGGCCTCGGTCGAACTCGCCCGCATCGGTGTCGCGCCCCGGCTGATGATCGATGTCAGCCACGCCAACTCGAGCAAGAAGCCCGAGAACCAACCCAAAGTCGCGGCCGACGTGGCGGGCCAGGTGGCGGCGGGCGACGAGCGCATCATCGGCCTGATGATCGAAAGCAATCTCGTCGCCGGCCGGCAGGACGTGGTGCCCGGCAAGCCGCTCGTCTACGGCCAGAGCATCACCGATGGCTGCATCGACTGGGCGACCACCGAGACCGTGCTGCACGGCCTTGCCGGTGCTGTCGAATGGCGCCGTTCGGCACGCCGCGCCATGCTTGAAAACCGGCAGGGCGCCGCCTGA